Genomic DNA from Hyphomicrobiales bacterium:
CGCCTCCCGCCGTCATAGGGACGCGCCAGGCCGGCGGCGACGAGCTCAGGCCCGAGCGCGCGTTCGTCCGCCGTCGTTACGTCGGCAAGCACGCGGCCGAAATATTTGTCGCCGGAAACGGCGCTGAGCCGCACGGTCTTGCCTGAGACCGCCTTGCGCACGAAGTCGGCGGCGCGTAACGCCAATGTCCGTTCGCCGGCGCAGCCAGCTTTGAGCTCGGGCGCGTCGATGCCGCGGATGCGCACCGCGACCTGAACCTTTTGGTCGATCCAGATATGCGCGCTCACCAGCAAGGTATCGCCATCGACGACGCGCGCGACGTGCGCCGAAATCGGCCCGGCGAGCATATCTGCGCGTGGCCCGATATGCGGTGTCGGGTTGTTGTTGACCGCGCCCGGAATGATTTGGGCCGGTCTCCCCGTCGAAGCGTTTTCGGGCCCAATGGAACCTGCTCCGCCCGCCGGCGAGCCGGCCCATACCCAGCCTGCCACGCTTGCGAACAGCGCGGCCGCGGCCGCGAGAGGCGCGACGCGATTTGAACCGGTGCATGCCCATTTCGTTGTTTTTCCCATTCCCTTGCGACCCACGGTTGTACAACTATAACGTGTATGATACTGGTGTCGAGTGAAAAAAGGGAACAAAATAAAAACATCACGCAAAGCGCGTGGGAAGATACCGCCTCTGCAGGCAGCAACCCGCAGGCTCAGAAATCGCTGGCGATGCCTTTGACCTCCCAGTCGCCGTAACGAACCGGATCGAGTCCGCCGCGGTCATTGACTTCCTTGGCGACCTCCTTTTCGGCCTTCTCGCCGCGCCGGTCGATTGCGGCGCGAGCGCGCGTTCCGCCGCCGGGGTCAGCTTCTTGCCGCGTTTCCCGACTGCGGCGCGTTGCGGGTCGGTCCTTTTCGGCTCCCTGGGCATGGCGAAAACAATCTAGCGCCGCGCCGCGCCAACTTGAAGCTTGGCGACGACATCCCCATCATATTCATCGGACACGTCGCGGGCGCTGCGGCCCGCGTCAAGCGAACGATCGAACGGAACAAAGATGAACCTTTTCAAGACCGCGCTGCTTCTCGCCGCCCTCACCGGGCTATTCATGGCCATCGGCTTTCTCATCGGCGGCCAGGGCGGAATGCTCATCGCCTTCGTCGTGGCGCTGGCCATGAACGCCTTCAGCTATTGGAACGCCGACAAGATCGTGCTGCGCATGCACAATGCGACAGAGGTGGACGAACGGACCGCGCCTGAATTCTTCGCCACCGTGCGCCGCCTCGCCGCCGCGGCGGACCTGCCGATGCCGCGCGTCTATGTCGTCGATTCCGCCCAGCCCAACGCGTTTGCCACCGGCCGCAACCCGGCCCATGCCGCCGTCGCCGCCACCACCGGCCTGCTGCAATCGCTGTCGCAGGAGGAGGTCGCCGGCGTCATGGCTCACGAGCTCGCCCACGTGAAGAACCGCGACACGCTCATCATGACCGTTACCGCGACCATCGCCGGCGCCATCTCCATGCTCGCCAATTTCGCCTTCTTCTTCGGCGGCAACCGCAACAATAACGGCCTCGGCCTCATCGGCACGCTGGCGCTGATGATCCTGGCGCCGCTGGGTGCGGCACTGGTGCAGATGGCGATCAGCCGCACCCGCGAATATTCCGCAGACCGCCTCGGCGCGGAGATCTGCGGCCGGCCGCTGTCGCTTGCCTCGGCCTTGCAGAAGATCGCCGGCGCTGCGGCGCACATCCGCAATCCGGCCGCCGAGCGCAACCCGGCGACCGCGCATCTGTTTATCGTCAACCCGCTCTCCGGAGAGCGCATGGACAATCTGTTCTCGACCCACCCGGCGATCGAAAACCGCGTTGCCCAGCTCATCGCCCTGGCCGAGGAGTGGGGAACGAGCGGCGGCGGCCGGGGATCGGCCGGTGCCGCAAGCGTCCCGCCTGCCGGGCTCCGTCGGTCCGGGCCCTGGGGCTGATGTTCGTTCATGCACGGCCGATCCGCATTCGCCCGGCGCATGGCCGTGCCTGAACCCGACCGCCAACAACGCAACAAACCCGCCGCCGACGCAGGCCTTGCTCCCCGCCGCGTCGCCCTCGACCTGTTGAGCCTTGTGTTGCGGCAGGCCCGGCCGCTCGCCGACCTTCTCGATGCGGACAGCCCTGAGGACGGCCTTGCCCGGCTTTCCGAGCGCGACCGGGCGCTCGCACTCATGATCACATACACCGCGCTGCGCCGGTTGGGCCAGATCGACGCTTGTCTGAAACGCATCTACCGGTCCGGCGTGCCGGCGCGCGCCGGAACGCTCGAGGAGGTCCTGCGCATCGGTGCCGCGCAGATCCTGTTTCTCAATGTACCGGCCCACGCGGCCGTCGACCTTTCGGTGCGGCTTGCCGACCTCAATCCCCGCGCCCGGCATTACCGCTCGCTCGTCAATGCCGGTCTGCGCCGCCTCGCCGAAAGGGGCGCAACCCTTATTGCTCAGCAGGATGAAGCCCGACTCAACACGCCGCTCTGGCTATGGCAGAGCTGGCTTGAGACCTATGGCGAGGAAACCGCCCGCGCCATCGCTTCGGCTCATCTTGTCGAGCCGGCCCTCGACCTCACCGTCAAGGAGGACGCCGCCGGCTGGGCCGAGCGCCTCAATGGGATCGTGCTTTCGACCGGGTCGGTGCGCCTTGTCCGCGGCGGGCGGATCGAGGCGCTCGAGGGCTATCGGGAGGGCGCCTGGTGGGTGCAGGATGCGGCGGCCAGCCTGCCGGCGCGGCTGTTGCGCGACGTTACCGGAAAGACCGTGCTCGATCTGTGCGCCGCGCCCGGCGGCAAGACCGCCCAGCTTGCTTCCGCCGGCGCCAGGGTGGTCGCGGTGGAAAAATCGCCGCGCCGCGCCCGCAGGCTTGAGGAAAACCTTCGTCGCCTCGGTCTTTCGGCCGAAATCGTCGTCGCCGACATGCTCGAATGGCGACCCGGCACGCCGGCCGACGCGGTGCTGCTCGATGCCCCGTGCACGGCGAGCGGAACCCTGCGCCGGCACCCGGACGCCGCTTGGCTCAAGCGCGCCCGGGACCGCGACGAGCTGGTAGCGCTGCAGCGCCAGCTTCTCGCCTGCGCCGTTTCCCTGATACGCCCCGGCGGCGAGCTCGTCTTTTGCACCTGCTCGCTCGAGCCCGAGGAAGGAGAACAGCAAATCACCCGTTTATTGGAGGCCGGTGCGCCGGTGCGCCGGGCGCCGATCACGCCCGATGACATCGGCGGCCTTGACGAGGGCGTCACCGCCTCGGGCGATCTGCGTACGCTGCCCTTCATGCTTCCCAACGCCAATCCGCGGCTTTCCGGCATGGACGGCTTCTTTGCCGCTCGGCTCGTCCGGACCTAAAGTCAACACGCTGATTCGCGTCGAGAGGGCGGCGATCATCCATTGACCTTAACGCGGATCGCCGCGAATGTTGGCGCGGGCTCCCCACCGACGCGGCGGTTGTGAGATGCGGTCAGCGGCGGCGAGGGCGAGGAGGCAAGAGCGCGACATGTTCGCATCCAAGCTGAGAGAGAGAGGGCGGCTTGCCCTGCTCCTGACCGCTGCGCTTATGCGCGCCCTGCGCCGGCGGCTCTATCCCTCTTCGCTGTACCGGTGGCGGTTTTCCGGTCCGATCACCGACCGCCTCCTGCTCGCTCCGCAGGATCTCCGCACCGCCGACCCGACCATCGCCAACGAGATCTATGGCGGCCGCTTTTCGCTTGCCGGCCAGGTCGCGGTGATCGAGCAAGGCTCTCCCTTCACCTCCTCGCCGCCGTCGCTGGAATGGCAGCGGGCGCTGGTCGGCTTCGGCTGGTTGCGCCATCTGCGCGCGACCAACGCCGCCTTGGCGCGCTCCCAATCCCGAGCGCTCATCGACGACTGGTTGCTATCCGCCGGCCACTGGCGGGGCGTGTCCGCGGACGCGGAGGTCACCGCACGCCGGATCATCTCCTGGCTGTGCCATTCGCCGCTGATCCTTGAAGGGGCCGACCGCGCCTTTTACCGGCGTTTCCTGCGCAGCCTGAACCGCCAGATCCGCTATCTGCGCAAGGCCGCGACCACGACGCCTGAGGGGTTGCCGCGCCTGACCGCGATCATCGCCCTCAATTATGCCGGCCTGTGCCTCGGCGGGCTCGACCGTCAGCAGCGCCAGGCGGCACGCTGGCTCAACGAGGAGCTGGCCCGACAGATTCTGCCCGACGGCGGCCATGCCAGCCGCGATCCGGGCGCCATCGTAACCCTGCTGCTCGAGCTTCTGCCGCTGCGCCAGACATTCAGCGCGCGACAGATCCATCCCCCCGCCGGTCTGCTCAACGCCATCGACCGGATGATGCCCATGATCCGCTTCTTTCGTCATGGCGACGGCGCTTTCGCCTTGTTCAACGGTATGGGCGCAAGCCAGGCCGACGCGGCGGCGACCGTGCTTGCCTATGACGATTCATTCGGCAAGCCGATCGACAATGCGACCTATTCCGGCTATCAGCGCCTCACCTCGGGCAATACCACAATCATCATGGACACCGGCCGGCCGCCGCCGATCCGGCTCAGCGGTAGGGCCCATGCCGGCTGCCTCGCCTTCGAGCTGAGCTCGGCCCAACATCGCATCATCGTCAATTGCGGCGCGCCGGCGACCAACAGCCGGGCCTGGCGCCAGGCCGCGCGCACGACGGCCGCCCATTCGACGGCGACGGTCGAGGATTCCTCCTCGTGCCGCCTTGTCGGCGACAAATGGCTCGCCGACATTGTCGGCGAACTGGTGCTCTCCGGCCCGCATCATCTGACAGTCGCCCGCGAGACAGGGGTGGGCATGACCCGGGTCACCGCCAGCCATGACGGCTACTACGAGCGGTTCGGCGTCGTTCACGAGCGCCGTCTGGAGATCAAGGCGGATGGCCGCGTCCTGACCGGCGAGGACGCTTTCTCCTGCGCGCGCACAGACGCCAATCCGGCCTATGCGCTGCGCTTCCACCTTCACCCCGACGTCCACGCCAGCCGCTCCACAACCGCTCACGGCATCATGCTGACGCTGCCGAACCGGGAGGCCTGGAGCTTCGCCGTCGAGGGCGCCGAGGCGGAGCTTGAGGAAAGCGTCTACTTGCCCGATCCGGACGGACCGCGGCGAACCGGCCAGATCGTCGTCTATGGACGGGTCAACCATCAGCCACGCGTCGCCTGGTCGCTGGTCCAGGTGGGCGAGTCCGGCCGCTCCACGGCGCCCGCCCATTCGGATGCCGTCGAGCAACGGGAGCTGCCCCTGGCGCAGGAATGAACCGATGCGCCTTTTTGTCCCAATCCAAATCGCTTTAAAGGCCGCGAGGTTGCGTTAAACACAGGATCGCAATGCGTCGACCGGAACGCCCGGAAAGACGCCCGCAAAGAAGCTCCATGAGCGAGAAACAGCAAAAGATCGCCCGCGCCCTCATCTCGGTCTCCGACAAGTCGGGCCTCATTGAATTTGCGTGCGGCCTCGCCGGCCTGGGGGTCGAGATCATCTCCACCGGAGGCACCACCCGGGCGCTGGCCGAGGCGGGAATCGAAGCCCGCGAAGTTTCCGCGCTGACCGGCTTTCCGGAACTGATGGGCGGCCGGGTAAAGACCCTGCACCCGCGTGTCCATGGCGGCCTGCTCGCGGTGCGCGGCAATGCCGAACACGAAGCGGCGATGCAAGAACACCAGATCCCGGCGATCGACCTCATCGCGGTCAATCTCTATCCCTTCGAGGCGACGGTGGCCAAGGGCGCGGGGTTTGCGGAATGCGTCGAGAATATCGATATCGGTGGCCCGGCAATGATCCGCTCGGCGGCCAAGAACCACGCCGCCGTCACCGTCATCGTCGACCCGGAAGACTATGCCCGCGCTCTGGCCGACATGGCCGAGAATGGCGGCGGCACCAGCGCCGCGCTGCGCCGAGAGCTTGCCGCCAAGGCCTATGGCCGCACGGCAGCCTATGACGCGGCGATCGCCACATGGTTCGCCGAGGAGACCGGCGAGACGGCGCCCACTTACCGCGCTTTTGCAGGTCGGCTTGCGCAGATTCTGCGTTATGGCGAGAACCCGCACCAGCAGGCGGCCTTCTACCGCACCGGGGTGGTGCGCGCAGGCGTTGCCACGGCAAGCCAGTTCCAGGGCAAGCAGCTCAGCTACAACAATATCAACGACACCGACGCGGCCTTCGAGTTGGTCGCCGAGTTCGACCCCGCGTTGAGCCTCGCCGTCGCCATCGTCAAGCACGCCAACCCGTGCGGCGTAGCGGTCGGCGCAACGCTCGTGGAAGCCTATCGAAAGGCGCTCAAATGCGATCCCGTGTCCGCGTTCGGCGGCATCATTGCCACGAACCGGCCGCTCGATGTCGAGGCCGCGCGCGCCATGGTCGAGATTTTCACCGAGGTCATCATCGCGCCCGACGCCGACGAGGCGGCAAGAGCGGTGATCGCCACAAAGAAGAATTTGCGCCTGCTCATCGCCGGCGGTCTGCCGAATCCGCGCGCGCCGGGGCTCACCGTCAAGTCCGTCGCAGGCGGCCTGTTGGTGCAGTCGCGCGACAATGGCAATATCGACGATGTCGAGCTCAAAGTGGTGACCAAGCGCGCCCCGAGCGATCAGGAATTGGCCGACCTCAAGTTCGCCTTCCGCGTCGCCAAGCACGTCAAGTCGAATAGCATCGTCTACGCCAAGAACGGCGCCACGGTTGGCATCGGCGCGGGCCAGATGAGCCGGGTC
This window encodes:
- a CDS encoding thermonuclease family protein, which encodes MRDVFILFPFFTRHQYHTRYSCTTVGRKGMGKTTKWACTGSNRVAPLAAAAALFASVAGWVWAGSPAGGAGSIGPENASTGRPAQIIPGAVNNNPTPHIGPRADMLAGPISAHVARVVDGDTLLVSAHIWIDQKVQVAVRIRGIDAPELKAGCAGERTLALRAADFVRKAVSGKTVRLSAVSGDKYFGRVLADVTTADERALGPELVAAGLARPYDGGRRTDWCGSAAIECLNQYRQGSAPAMPSCSAGS
- the htpX gene encoding zinc metalloprotease HtpX; this encodes MNLFKTALLLAALTGLFMAIGFLIGGQGGMLIAFVVALAMNAFSYWNADKIVLRMHNATEVDERTAPEFFATVRRLAAAADLPMPRVYVVDSAQPNAFATGRNPAHAAVAATTGLLQSLSQEEVAGVMAHELAHVKNRDTLIMTVTATIAGAISMLANFAFFFGGNRNNNGLGLIGTLALMILAPLGAALVQMAISRTREYSADRLGAEICGRPLSLASALQKIAGAAAHIRNPAAERNPATAHLFIVNPLSGERMDNLFSTHPAIENRVAQLIALAEEWGTSGGGRGSAGAASVPPAGLRRSGPWG
- a CDS encoding RsmB/NOP family class I SAM-dependent RNA methyltransferase, with the translated sequence MAVPEPDRQQRNKPAADAGLAPRRVALDLLSLVLRQARPLADLLDADSPEDGLARLSERDRALALMITYTALRRLGQIDACLKRIYRSGVPARAGTLEEVLRIGAAQILFLNVPAHAAVDLSVRLADLNPRARHYRSLVNAGLRRLAERGATLIAQQDEARLNTPLWLWQSWLETYGEETARAIASAHLVEPALDLTVKEDAAGWAERLNGIVLSTGSVRLVRGGRIEALEGYREGAWWVQDAAASLPARLLRDVTGKTVLDLCAAPGGKTAQLASAGARVVAVEKSPRRARRLEENLRRLGLSAEIVVADMLEWRPGTPADAVLLDAPCTASGTLRRHPDAAWLKRARDRDELVALQRQLLACAVSLIRPGGELVFCTCSLEPEEGEQQITRLLEAGAPVRRAPITPDDIGGLDEGVTASGDLRTLPFMLPNANPRLSGMDGFFAARLVRT
- a CDS encoding heparinase II/III family protein; its protein translation is MFASKLRERGRLALLLTAALMRALRRRLYPSSLYRWRFSGPITDRLLLAPQDLRTADPTIANEIYGGRFSLAGQVAVIEQGSPFTSSPPSLEWQRALVGFGWLRHLRATNAALARSQSRALIDDWLLSAGHWRGVSADAEVTARRIISWLCHSPLILEGADRAFYRRFLRSLNRQIRYLRKAATTTPEGLPRLTAIIALNYAGLCLGGLDRQQRQAARWLNEELARQILPDGGHASRDPGAIVTLLLELLPLRQTFSARQIHPPAGLLNAIDRMMPMIRFFRHGDGAFALFNGMGASQADAAATVLAYDDSFGKPIDNATYSGYQRLTSGNTTIIMDTGRPPPIRLSGRAHAGCLAFELSSAQHRIIVNCGAPATNSRAWRQAARTTAAHSTATVEDSSSCRLVGDKWLADIVGELVLSGPHHLTVARETGVGMTRVTASHDGYYERFGVVHERRLEIKADGRVLTGEDAFSCARTDANPAYALRFHLHPDVHASRSTTAHGIMLTLPNREAWSFAVEGAEAELEESVYLPDPDGPRRTGQIVVYGRVNHQPRVAWSLVQVGESGRSTAPAHSDAVEQRELPLAQE
- the purH gene encoding bifunctional phosphoribosylaminoimidazolecarboxamide formyltransferase/IMP cyclohydrolase codes for the protein MSEKQQKIARALISVSDKSGLIEFACGLAGLGVEIISTGGTTRALAEAGIEAREVSALTGFPELMGGRVKTLHPRVHGGLLAVRGNAEHEAAMQEHQIPAIDLIAVNLYPFEATVAKGAGFAECVENIDIGGPAMIRSAAKNHAAVTVIVDPEDYARALADMAENGGGTSAALRRELAAKAYGRTAAYDAAIATWFAEETGETAPTYRAFAGRLAQILRYGENPHQQAAFYRTGVVRAGVATASQFQGKQLSYNNINDTDAAFELVAEFDPALSLAVAIVKHANPCGVAVGATLVEAYRKALKCDPVSAFGGIIATNRPLDVEAARAMVEIFTEVIIAPDADEAARAVIATKKNLRLLIAGGLPNPRAPGLTVKSVAGGLLVQSRDNGNIDDVELKVVTKRAPSDQELADLKFAFRVAKHVKSNSIVYAKNGATVGIGAGQMSRVDSARIAARKAQDAAEAAGETEPLTRGSVAASDAFFPFADGLIATAEAGATAVIQPGGSMRDQEVIEAADEAGLAMVFTGMRHFRH